The Rhodopirellula halodulae genome includes the window TAAAGGTCACGAACTTCATCGCGAATGGTGTCCATCGATTGAAATGCCGCGTCGGGACCACTGCATAAAGACTGACGCAGAATGGCAAGCCGGTCGTAGAGGTCGCCCAGCGATTCGCCTTGAATCTCAACCAACATTGCGGCTTCGGCTTCGCGAGGCACCAAGTCCACGAACCGTTTGTCGCCTTCACGAGCGATTTGTAGCAAGCGGCGATCCATCACATCGCATGCGATGGGACCATGGTCGAGGGCGGCGACAGCGGCCCGCGTCGCGGAGTCCAAGCGATGAAAGAAGAACAGCACCACACCGCGATGTGCCGGGATCGCTTCGGTGCGCAACGTCGCGTCGATCAGAATGCCCAATGTCCCTTGGGAACCGCTGAAGAATTTCGCGAGGTCGACGCGGTGGTTGGCATCGTACAAATCATCCAGGCGATATCCGCCGCTGGCGGGCGACAAGAATGCGTTGGATTGCAGATGGGGCGCGAAACGGTTGCGGATTTCAACGAGCCCGCGTGTGACGCGATTGACGAAGCCGGTTTCTCCCGAGCGGTCCAACAACGGAACGGCGGTTTCGTGATCGCGGTCTTGGTTCAGTGGATCCGTGGGACGGTCTTCTTCGCCGAGGGCGACCGGATCATGTTGGGATAGTTCCACCAAGCGGCCGTCGGCGGCAATCATTCGCAACGAAAGAATCGTGTCGCGTGCGGATCCGCTGCGCAGGTAGTGGCTTCCTGATGCGTTGGTTGCGATCACCCCGCCCATGGTGGTCACGGAACGAGTGGCCGGGTCAGGACCGAACCAACGTCGGTGGCTCTTCAGAAAACGATTGACGCTGGACAGCGTGGCACCGCTTTGCACGGTGACTTGCGAGCCATCTTCTGTGGTCGACAGACGCTTCATGTGAGCGGACATGTCCACGACGATGCCGGGGCCCACGGATTCGCCGGACACTCCGCTTCCACTGCCACGTGGATGAATCGGCAAATCATTGTCACATGCGTATTGGACTGTGGCCGAAACATCGGCGGTGCAGCGCGGACGCACGACGGCCAAGGGCCGAATTTGGTAGATGCTGGCGTCTGATGCGTAGAGCTGCAACGAGACGGGGTCACACAACACGTCGCCGGATACCAATCCGCGGAGATCGTCGTGAAGTCGCTGGCTGTCGTTGTCTCGATGCATGCTCCCATTACGACGGCTCGCGACCGTATCCGTCAAGATGACAGAGTCACTCGCGTTTCAATTCGAGCCAGATCCGGTGAATGCCGATGGCCGACAAGCTTCCCAGGCCGGCGAGAAGCAGATCTTTTTGAGCGTCCCACATGTCGCCCTGCTGGCCGTTGTACGCTTCGGCCTGCGCGGGCGAAAAGAACATGGCGATTTGCCATTCGAGGACTTCGTAAGCGGCTCCAACCGCCAAGACAATCGATGCCGATAGGAACCAAAGCCATCCATTCGAAAAGGAAGGCCGCGTTTCGCGAATTGGATCGCGAAGCTTTTCAGATAGAACATCGAACGCAACGGGAACGCCGAGCAAACCCGACGCGAAATGCACCAATCGGTCGTAATGGTTTCTTTGCCAGGCCATGCGTTCGGAAAGCGAACCGCCGAATAAGCTTTGTGACCAGTCGTCGTAGGGCACGAAGGAGTAAATCCAGCGTGCCCCCAAGATGTGCATCAATACAAAAGCGATTGCAGAAGTGAACGCGATGGACGAAAGCCGAGCCTGCGAACTGGACCACCACAGGCCGCCGAGCATGCCGATGGTTGGAATGTGTTGCAGCCATTGCTCGTTCGGATAAGGAGCCCGATACAGCGAAAGCAACATGCATCCCAAAGTGGCAAGGACGACGGCCTTTTGGCGATCCAATTGTTTGAGCCCTCGGCGGACGTTCATTCCGTCTCAGCAGCGGTTTCCGTTTCCTCCGATTCTTCTTTTTTGTCGGAACTCGTCAGCTCATCCAGAAACGGTTGCAGGAAACGACGACGCACTTCCGGAGCCACTTCGAGGGCTCGGGTTTGCCACTCGATCGCCGCTTCCTTGTCATCGGCTGCGGCCTGGAGGTAGGCCATCGCATTCATCGCCATCCATTGGTTCGGCAGTGACTCGGGGGAGTTCTCTTCTTGGTAAGCGAGAGCAGACTCCAAGGCATCAATGGTTGTTTGAAGCACCTTTTCATTTTCCATTTGTCCAGCCCGGACGGCTTGAGCAACACTGCGTGCCCAGCTGCTGATTGCGACCGCGTCGTTCGGGGTGGCGGCAACTTTCTCTTCGATCGTAGCCAAGGCTTTCTCGGCTTGGCCAAGAGCCAAGGTATTCGCGAAAGCGAGAGACTCGATGGCGTTCTCGTACTTGCTGGCTGCGAAGAGCTCCGTGTTTTCTTCTAACATTTCAGCCACCAACTCGTGCTTCCCGGCTCGCTGAGCCAGAACCAATTCACGGTAGGCCAATTTCATCTGGGTTTCTTTTTCGAATTCTTCCTTGGCGGCTTCTCGGTCCCACTGGTTGTTCAGTACCGCCTCCAAAGCAGAGTCCATGCTCATTGGATGGCCAATCCATTCAACATGCCCGTCCTTGCCCACAATAAACGCGGTGGGAATGCCGTTCTGGTTGGCTGCTTTCATGTAATCCGTGTGCACGGAGGCGTCT containing:
- a CDS encoding DUF2238 domain-containing protein produces the protein MNVRRGLKQLDRQKAVVLATLGCMLLSLYRAPYPNEQWLQHIPTIGMLGGLWWSSSQARLSSIAFTSAIAFVLMHILGARWIYSFVPYDDWSQSLFGGSLSERMAWQRNHYDRLVHFASGLLGVPVAFDVLSEKLRDPIRETRPSFSNGWLWFLSASIVLAVGAAYEVLEWQIAMFFSPAQAEAYNGQQGDMWDAQKDLLLAGLGSLSAIGIHRIWLELKRE
- a CDS encoding TlpA disulfide reductase family protein; its protein translation is MTIGSVAPSLDIEHWVGEEPSPMTDFEPGQVTVVEFWATWCGPCLYSMPHLAELQTRYRDEGLRVVSVSREDLETVTNFLDKEVPETILHPGKKEAETDESEEEPDEDQEPITYGELTSAYSLTTDPDASVHTDYMKAANQNGIPTAFIVGKDGHVEWIGHPMSMDSALEAVLNNQWDREAAKEEFEKETQMKLAYRELVLAQRAGKHELVAEMLEENTELFAASKYENAIESLAFANTLALGQAEKALATIEEKVAATPNDAVAISSWARSVAQAVRAGQMENEKVLQTTIDALESALAYQEENSPESLPNQWMAMNAMAYLQAAADDKEAAIEWQTRALEVAPEVRRRFLQPFLDELTSSDKKEESEETETAAETE